The following proteins are encoded in a genomic region of Dyadobacter sp. UC 10:
- a CDS encoding carbamoyltransferase family protein yields the protein MKILGVSAFYHDAAAALIDDGEIVAAAQEERFTRKKHDPSFPSRAISFCLEYGGVSINELDAVVFYDKPLLKFERLLETYYAFAPKGLRSFLTAMPVWLKEKMFLKRLIRQELGKLGYDKKKKIKLLFPEHHLSHAASAFYPSPFQKAAILTIDGVGEWATASICLGEGRNITILKELKFPHSLGLLYSAFTYFLGFRVNSGEYKLMGLAPYGNACSPDIKRYEQLILDELINLKKDGSIWLNQDYFDYAAGLKMVNEAKWELIFGIKKREPEDALEQAHCDLGLAIQNVTEKIVILMAREARRLTGADYLCLAGGVALNCVANGKLQKSGIFKDIFIQPAAGDAGGALGAAQAAYHIYFEQERKVSRSGDALKGSYLGPTFSDLDVVLATKKYKAGYTCFEDFDTLTRRVAELLAAGNVVGWVQGRMEFGPRALGARSILGDPRNAAMQKKLNLKIKYRESFRPFAPSVLADECADFFDFEGISPYMLLVHPIAERLRKAVPADYQSLGLREKLYFERSELPSVTHIDYSARIQTVHKSTNPRYYDLIRAFKELTGCPVLVNTSFNVRGEPIVCTPEDAYRCFMRTGMDYLVVGNFLFDKKLQPDWIEKDNWKEEFVLD from the coding sequence ATGAAGATTCTAGGTGTTTCAGCCTTTTACCACGATGCTGCGGCTGCGTTGATTGATGACGGGGAAATAGTGGCTGCTGCTCAGGAGGAGCGGTTTACCCGGAAAAAGCATGACCCTTCGTTCCCGTCTCGGGCAATTAGTTTCTGCCTGGAGTATGGGGGGGTGAGTATAAATGAATTGGATGCAGTAGTTTTCTACGACAAGCCGCTTCTCAAATTTGAGCGGCTTTTGGAGACTTATTATGCATTTGCACCGAAAGGTTTAAGATCGTTCCTCACAGCAATGCCGGTTTGGCTGAAAGAGAAAATGTTTCTCAAACGCCTGATCCGTCAGGAACTAGGCAAGCTGGGCTATGATAAAAAAAAGAAGATTAAGCTTCTTTTTCCAGAGCACCATTTGTCACACGCTGCCAGTGCTTTTTATCCCTCTCCATTTCAAAAGGCAGCAATATTGACGATCGACGGAGTTGGGGAGTGGGCTACTGCCTCTATCTGTCTGGGAGAAGGCAGGAATATCACAATTCTGAAAGAGCTGAAATTTCCACATTCGCTCGGGTTACTATATTCTGCGTTTACCTATTTTTTGGGCTTCAGAGTGAATTCGGGTGAATATAAATTAATGGGACTGGCGCCTTATGGAAACGCCTGTTCGCCGGATATCAAGCGGTACGAACAACTTATTCTGGATGAGCTGATTAATCTGAAAAAAGATGGCTCTATTTGGTTAAATCAAGATTATTTCGACTATGCTGCCGGTCTTAAAATGGTCAATGAGGCCAAGTGGGAGCTCATTTTCGGGATCAAAAAGCGTGAGCCGGAGGATGCTCTGGAGCAAGCGCATTGTGATCTTGGGCTTGCTATACAAAATGTTACAGAGAAGATTGTGATTCTGATGGCACGGGAAGCACGGAGGCTAACTGGGGCGGATTATCTATGTCTCGCCGGTGGCGTAGCGTTGAATTGTGTCGCAAATGGGAAACTGCAGAAGTCCGGGATATTCAAAGACATCTTTATACAACCCGCCGCAGGTGATGCGGGAGGCGCATTAGGGGCTGCACAAGCTGCTTATCATATCTATTTTGAGCAGGAAAGAAAGGTTTCGCGTAGCGGCGATGCGCTCAAAGGCTCCTACCTGGGGCCGACGTTTTCTGATCTGGATGTAGTCCTTGCTACGAAGAAGTACAAGGCAGGGTATACCTGTTTCGAAGATTTTGACACGCTCACAAGGCGGGTGGCGGAGCTGCTGGCGGCGGGAAATGTAGTGGGCTGGGTGCAGGGCAGGATGGAGTTTGGGCCTCGGGCGCTCGGAGCGAGAAGTATCCTTGGAGATCCGAGGAATGCGGCAATGCAGAAAAAACTCAATCTTAAGATCAAATACAGGGAGTCGTTTAGGCCTTTTGCGCCTTCTGTACTCGCTGATGAATGCGCCGATTTCTTCGATTTTGAAGGGATATCTCCCTACATGCTCCTGGTTCACCCCATTGCGGAACGGCTGCGCAAGGCAGTCCCGGCAGATTACCAATCTCTTGGGCTTCGGGAAAAGCTATATTTCGAAAGATCCGAACTTCCATCAGTAACGCATATTGACTATTCGGCGCGCATACAAACTGTGCACAAAAGTACCAATCCGCGCTACTATGACCTGATCCGTGCATTTAAAGAGCTGACAGGATGCCCCGTGCTGGTCAATACCAGTTTCAATGTGCGGGGCGAGCCGATTGTTTGTACGCCTGAGGATGCCTACCGGTGTTTCATGCGAACCGGAATGGATTATCTGGTTGTGGGTAATTTTCTGTTTGATAAAAAATTGCAGCCGGATTGGATTGAAAAAGATAATTGGAAGGAGGAATTTGTACTTGATTAA
- a CDS encoding SGNH/GDSL hydrolase family protein translates to MLSKTTSSIIRLAFLSILFVFLFYPDKWQIKFDYPGFPHADSPKIRLAKTAFWLLLTIEMIRIFYYAIVKSSRKGIAANILTIVSTLGIVLILLEILFMYIPQSHEGVLSKASQIWWQKYWGPINSLGFRDKPILDDKGKKIILVIGDSFAAGHGLKSVDERFSNILERRLGADRYSIYNLGVSGADTRDEVKRLNEFPLKPDIVILQYFPNDIEKAAKEKGLSLSGTEPYADVRGMLSGIIGRFYLPNFIYWQLPHASFSTFEQFVQKAYTDTTILNAHLQDLSGLIAYQDSTKTKMYAVFIPFLFQIDKSNGYTKPVENYLAVNGVELVSISGGIAQIPANQRSVGKNDGHASAAVNVLIAERLYKSMQSGK, encoded by the coding sequence ATGCTATCCAAAACTACTTCCAGCATTATAAGACTCGCCTTTTTATCGATTCTTTTTGTGTTCCTTTTTTATCCCGATAAGTGGCAGATTAAATTCGATTACCCGGGTTTTCCACACGCAGACAGCCCCAAAATACGGCTCGCAAAGACGGCCTTCTGGCTATTGCTGACCATCGAGATGATCCGGATATTTTACTATGCAATCGTGAAATCCAGCCGGAAAGGTATTGCCGCGAACATATTGACAATAGTCTCTACGCTGGGCATAGTGCTGATTTTGCTGGAAATTCTGTTTATGTATATTCCTCAAAGTCACGAAGGGGTGCTGTCAAAAGCTTCGCAAATCTGGTGGCAAAAATACTGGGGCCCTATTAATTCTCTTGGGTTCAGGGATAAGCCGATTCTGGATGACAAAGGGAAAAAGATCATACTGGTTATCGGAGATTCTTTCGCGGCAGGGCACGGGCTGAAATCGGTCGACGAGCGTTTTTCGAATATTCTGGAGCGACGTTTAGGCGCCGATCGGTATAGCATTTACAACCTTGGGGTTTCGGGCGCAGATACACGCGATGAAGTGAAGCGATTAAATGAATTTCCTCTCAAACCAGACATCGTTATTTTACAGTATTTTCCGAATGATATAGAGAAGGCAGCGAAAGAAAAGGGGCTTTCCCTCTCCGGTACCGAACCCTATGCAGATGTCAGGGGTATGCTTTCAGGTATTATCGGTCGATTTTATTTGCCGAATTTCATTTACTGGCAGCTGCCACATGCCAGTTTCAGCACGTTTGAGCAGTTTGTTCAGAAAGCCTATACAGACACTACCATACTTAATGCGCATTTACAAGATTTGTCAGGCCTGATTGCATACCAGGACAGCACAAAGACAAAAATGTATGCAGTTTTTATCCCCTTTCTTTTTCAGATTGATAAGAGCAACGGTTACACCAAACCCGTTGAGAATTATCTGGCAGTGAATGGAGTTGAACTGGTGTCAATTAGCGGGGGAATTGCTCAAATACCAGCTAATCAGCGATCGGTTGGCAAAAATGATGGCCACGCGAGTGCGGCAGTCAATGTATTGATAGCAGAACGCTTGTACAAGTCGATGCAATCCGGAAAATAG
- a CDS encoding DUF5989 family protein, with protein MDFLTDLFVFMKERRKWWLAPVILVLLLIGILIVIGGGSAVAPFIYTLF; from the coding sequence ATGGATTTTTTAACTGACTTGTTTGTCTTTATGAAGGAGCGAAGAAAATGGTGGTTGGCTCCGGTGATTCTCGTGCTTCTTTTGATCGGTATTTTGATTGTAATTGGTGGCGGATCAGCGGTTGCCCCATTCATTTACACATTATTCTAG
- a CDS encoding SxtJ family membrane protein, with amino-acid sequence MVKTEEAKSQLVIVTGLLVLHLIFEKAQPWFLIIAVTVGVISIVIPVAGSLLVKGWLRFAEILGAVNGRILLTLIFFLVLLPVAIIARWNRKDPLMLQNEDSGSVYTDRNHSYEAKDLDNVW; translated from the coding sequence ATGGTAAAGACAGAAGAAGCTAAATCACAGCTGGTTATCGTTACGGGACTTCTCGTTTTGCATTTAATTTTCGAAAAGGCGCAGCCCTGGTTTCTGATCATTGCCGTGACGGTAGGCGTGATTTCAATTGTGATTCCGGTTGCAGGCTCGCTGCTCGTGAAAGGCTGGCTGCGATTTGCAGAGATCCTGGGGGCTGTTAACGGCCGGATCTTGCTGACACTGATCTTTTTTCTGGTACTTCTTCCCGTAGCTATTATTGCGAGATGGAACAGGAAAGATCCGCTAATGCTCCAAAATGAAGATTCCGGCTCTGTTTACACGGACCGGAATCATTCATATGAGGCAAAAGACCTTGACAATGTATGGTGA
- a CDS encoding Ppx/GppA phosphatase family protein, with the protein MKFAAIDIGSNGARMQISSVLHDAGISRFKKVEYVRFPLRLGHDVFTEGRISEMSEDRMMKLMLAYQLLMELHEVDDLMACSTSAMREAENGLEVRDRIEQRTGIHIQIIDGQREAELVNNVVVKSLSDGQYLHIDVGGGSTELNLYKDRVKINAKSFKLGSVRLLEGKESKNSWQKIKEWINQNVDYSLPIEAVGTGGNINKLFDLSSKLTESSTSLEEIERMRDYISQFTLDERINKLQLNPDRADVIVPAGDIYTSAMKWAGAEVIHVPDVGLKDGMLQLLYDRACRRKKI; encoded by the coding sequence TTGAAATTCGCTGCAATAGATATCGGATCAAATGGTGCCCGCATGCAAATATCTTCGGTATTGCATGACGCCGGCATTTCCCGCTTCAAAAAAGTAGAATATGTTCGATTCCCGCTCCGGCTCGGCCACGACGTGTTTACCGAAGGGAGGATCTCGGAAATGAGCGAAGACCGTATGATGAAACTCATGCTCGCCTACCAGCTTTTGATGGAACTGCATGAAGTCGACGACCTGATGGCCTGCTCCACATCCGCCATGCGGGAGGCAGAAAATGGCTTGGAAGTCAGGGATAGGATCGAGCAACGCACCGGCATTCATATTCAAATCATCGACGGCCAGCGCGAAGCTGAGCTGGTTAATAATGTAGTCGTCAAATCGCTGAGCGACGGGCAATACCTGCACATTGATGTGGGTGGCGGCAGCACTGAGCTAAATTTGTATAAAGACAGGGTGAAGATCAATGCAAAATCATTTAAACTCGGTTCTGTCAGGCTGCTGGAAGGAAAAGAATCAAAGAACTCCTGGCAAAAAATAAAGGAATGGATCAATCAGAATGTGGATTACAGTCTGCCGATTGAGGCGGTAGGGACGGGCGGGAACATTAATAAGCTTTTCGATTTGTCCTCAAAACTGACTGAAAGCTCCACCAGCCTGGAAGAGATTGAGCGAATGCGTGATTACATCTCGCAGTTCACACTCGATGAACGGATCAATAAACTGCAATTGAACCCCGACCGCGCCGATGTAATTGTTCCTGCGGGAGATATCTACACATCTGCAATGAAATGGGCCGGGGCCGAAGTGATACACGTGCCCGACGTCGGGCTCAAAGACGGAATGCTTCAACTGCTTTATGACCGGGCCTGTAGGAGAAAAAAAATTTAG
- a CDS encoding RNA polymerase sigma factor, giving the protein MLFGRKISFNENDFDSVVTACIAGNSQAQRHLYKQFFGYSKSICLRYTSTTEEAEEVLNEGFLKVFNNLGKYDSTHPFKAWLRTIMVNTAISYYRKHKKHSEDVISLEDAPYPKFEEDVISQITAEEILQLIQKIKPVYKNVFLLYVVDGYNHREIADLLQINEATVRSHYVRARARLQHLIKQYYPHLFPSDWAVKSFRGNEN; this is encoded by the coding sequence TTGCTATTTGGAAGAAAAATATCATTTAATGAGAACGACTTCGACTCCGTCGTAACTGCCTGCATTGCCGGTAACAGCCAGGCGCAGAGACATCTTTACAAACAGTTCTTCGGTTATTCCAAAAGCATCTGTCTCCGCTACACGTCCACTACGGAGGAAGCGGAAGAGGTATTGAACGAGGGTTTTTTGAAAGTCTTTAATAATCTGGGAAAGTACGATTCAACGCATCCGTTCAAAGCATGGTTGCGGACGATCATGGTCAATACCGCGATCAGCTACTACCGGAAGCATAAAAAGCATAGTGAGGATGTGATTTCACTGGAAGATGCTCCTTATCCTAAATTCGAGGAGGACGTAATTTCCCAAATCACTGCGGAAGAAATACTTCAGCTGATCCAGAAAATAAAGCCGGTTTACAAAAACGTATTTTTGTTATATGTAGTCGATGGCTACAACCACCGGGAGATTGCAGATTTGTTACAGATCAACGAGGCGACGGTACGCTCTCATTATGTGCGTGCAAGAGCCCGATTACAGCATTTAATCAAACAATATTACCCACATCTGTTTCCAAGCGATTGGGCCGTAAAGTCATTCAGAGGAAATGAAAACTAA
- a CDS encoding Lrp/AsnC family transcriptional regulator produces the protein MYNLDETDAKILHLLQQDATLKTRELSEKLNLSYTPVYERVRRLEKEGVIRKYVALVDREKVGKKLMAFCNIALKEHSKSMGEKFVKAVTAMPEVMECFNISGDYDFLLKVVVDDMSQYQQFLMQKLGSLENIGSTHSLFVMGEIKNSSALEMLPGKK, from the coding sequence ATGTATAATCTGGATGAAACTGATGCCAAAATCCTGCATTTGCTGCAACAGGACGCTACTTTGAAAACGCGGGAATTGTCGGAAAAGTTAAACTTATCGTACACGCCGGTTTATGAGCGGGTAAGAAGACTGGAAAAAGAGGGTGTGATCCGTAAATATGTGGCGCTGGTAGACCGGGAAAAAGTAGGCAAAAAACTGATGGCTTTCTGCAATATCGCGCTGAAAGAGCATTCTAAAAGTATGGGTGAAAAATTTGTCAAGGCAGTCACCGCGATGCCCGAGGTAATGGAATGCTTTAATATTTCCGGAGATTACGATTTTTTGTTGAAGGTGGTCGTAGACGATATGTCTCAGTATCAGCAATTTTTAATGCAAAAACTGGGATCGCTTGAAAATATAGGAAGTACGCACAGTTTGTTTGTAATGGGCGAGATCAAAAACTCGTCGGCACTGGAAATGCTCCCGGGTAAAAAATAA